The following proteins are co-located in the Candida dubliniensis CD36 chromosome 3, complete sequence genome:
- a CDS encoding uncharacterized protein yjl131c homologue, putative (In S. cerevisiae: detected in highly purified mitochondria in high-throughput studies), which produces MSLRIILKRDFSQCIRVFESGIKSSTTTTSNRFQAQYGNKNNDNTKRNTNNGNRFHNKYNNESRRSYPKTKYQQQYQQRKQPYIIDPRKIKFNNGTESARNAIEEIINRIYKLQKNYQIQLITNSGLKNYHLSEILQNLDLSINGLQLIDKSTSTTTTTTTTTTNNGGNELPLIKIITVREMINQYSTYLNNLKQLELIKLGSLKTLKTLDIKLKLEQKKSTTKEILIKWSINNNDFKLQKTNEIKKLIGNGNGGKNFLINMVYNKRNINKSIDTIYKYQCKGDEIEEKNLIEIELQRRQLLINNLQSLLTELNCKWIIEGDINTKMTFNVTPSISQSTTTTTTQEQEQEDYNDIEEKKLNRTERKKRKSQQQQQQQQQQQSKTNTTKKDEDEEDLDALYSFKIED; this is translated from the coding sequence ATGAGTTTAAGAATTATATTGAAACGTGATTTTTCACAATGTATTAGAGTATTTGAATCAGGAATAAAATCGTCAACTACAACAACGAGTAATCGATTTCAAGCTCAATATGGCAATAagaataatgataatacgAAAAGAAACACTAATAATGGGAATCGATTtcataataaatataataatgaatcaCGTCGATCATATCCGAAAAccaaatatcaacaacaatatcaacaacgGAAACAACCTTATATTATTGATCCAcgtaaaatcaaatttaataatggaaCAGAACTGGCAAGAAATGCCATTGAAGAAATCATTAATcgaatttataaattacaaaaaaattatcaaattcaattaattactAATTCaggattgaaaaattatcatttatcagaaatattacaaaatttagatttatcaataaatggtcttcaattaattgataaatcaacctccaccaccactaccaccactaccaccaccaccaataatgGGGGTAATGAACTTCCATTGATTAAAATAATTACTGTTCGTGAAATGATTAATCAATATTCTActtatttaaataatttaaaacaattagaattaattaaattaggATCATTGAAAACATTAAAAACATTAGatataaaattaaaattagaacaaaaaaaatccactactaaagaaattttaattaaatggagtattaataataatgattttaaattacaaaaaactaatgaaatcaaaaaattaattggtaatggtaatggtgggaagaattttttgattaatatgGTTTATAATAAAcgaaatattaataaatctattgatacaatttataaatatcaatGTAAAggtgatgaaattgaagaaaaaaatttaattgaaattgaattacaaAGAAgacaattattaattaataatttacaatCATTATTAACCGAATTGAATTGTAAATGGATTATTGAAGGTGatataaatacaaaaatGACATTTAATGTTACACCTAGTATTAGTCAGTCAaccactactaccaccacacaagaacaagaacaagaagattataatgatattgaagaaaagaaattgaatagAACTGAACgtaaaaaaagaaaatctcaacaacaacaacaacaacaacaacaacaacaaagtaAAACTAATACTACtaaaaaagatgaagatgaagaagatttagATGCTTTATATCTgtttaaaattgaagattAA
- a CDS encoding phosphatidylinositol N-acetylglucosaminyltransferase subunit, putative (Similar to S. cerevisiae GPI1;~In S. cerevisiae: membrane protein involved in the synthesis of N-acetylglucosaminyl phosphatidylinositol (GlcNAc-PI), the first intermediate in the synthesis of glycosylphosphatidylinositol (GPI) anchors; human and mouse GPI1p are functional homologs), with the protein MNSTQSAHPLQIYFPNDLKTHYQDQGYWLGYKLNNIYIVFSLVFNDKDLKLPPELSDLTIIGTHNHNKKTPKQEEGDNYYDLHLIYDNVNQLLINQHQTSYLIYFDPPNFQNLEYFSITPILLQSMGPRLEKCQDYPLFDKLKQFEYQKLHATNKNQSFISDDLVLDKINHLYRNRLLYKRFHSNRSFSALTPQKFNFFIIQNIIIPIIIFIQKLLIILITIINYKVLNLKSDYDGLSLVGISRVFRQLDLRLKQFNYFPTQFLCYYYDKNILYSENSLKLPIFNDNLNINNSNYINLYNSIWLIFNDILIGVTLYHVIMDNFESIIKFIRLTIMEKYLFMELMKLITWISTENPAGFKLNTDLGKFLGDLYIWTIGFCQTIVMKLDRNSSDSFNYILLIDKILKVLCYYGGCSFLLSFLIDGINLITLHIYGFYYCSAKIYRRQLEIIKSLFQLFRGKKYNVLRNRIDNLNNYELDSNTNCANDNSNFEIDQLLLGTLLFMMMIFLLPTVFAFYLVFFIMHLLILMSFNLLENLQIIICFIPLFVILLKLKNSKRLQGGIKFEFIRFYQGMTILKLSNKSLTYQEIFINFIKLFRGAKNFRDSILWKFLLGQIVKIKYDNNLKFHYLMLPQEYSETINIWKFVKQ; encoded by the coding sequence ATGAATTCTACTCAATCCGCCCATCCACTACAAATATATTTTCctaatgatttgaaaactcATTATCAAGATCAGGGTTATTGGTTAGgttataaattgaataatatttatattgtcTTCAGTTTAGTATTTAATGACAAGGATTTGAAACTACCTCCTGAATTATCAGATTTGACAATAATTGGAACCCATAACCATAACAAGAAGACACCAAAACAGGAAGAAGGtgataattattatgatttaCATTTGATTTATGACAAtgtcaatcaattattaataaatcaacatcaaacttcatatttaatttattttgatcctcctaattttcaaaatttagaatatttttcaataacaccaatattattacaatCTATGGGACCAAGACTAGAAAAATGTCAAGATTATCCATTATTTGACAAActaaaacaatttgaatatcAAAAACTCCACGCCACTAATAAGAATCAAAGTTTCATATCGGATGATTTAGTGCTtgataaaatcaatcattTATATCGAAATCgattattatataaacGATTCCATTCAAATCGGTCATTTAGTGCATTAACCCCccaaaaattcaattttttcattattcaaAACATCATTATCccaataattatatttattcaaaaattgttaataatattgataacaattatcaattataaagttttaaatttgaaatcagaTTATGATGGATTAAGTTTAGTGGGGATATCTCGAGTTTTCCGTCAATTAGACTTACgattaaaacaatttaattatttccCAACTCAATTTTtatgttattattatgataaaaatattttatattcggaaaattctttaaaattacctatatttaatgataatttaaatattaataattctaattatattaatttatataattcaatttggttaattttcaatgatATTTTAATAGGCGTGACATTATATCATGTGATAATGGATAATTTcgaatcaattattaaatttattcgATTGACAATTAtggaaaaatatttatttatggaattaatgaaattgattacTTGGATATCAACGGAAAATCCTGCAGGGTTTAAATTGAATACTGATTTAGGGAAATTTTTAGGagatttatatatttggACAATTGGATTTTGTCAAACTATTGTCATGAAACTTGATAGAAATAGCAGTGAttctttcaattatattttattgatcGACAAAATACTTAAAGTATTATGTTATTATGGAGGttgttcatttttattgagttttttaattgatggGATTAATTTAATCACGTTACATATTTATggattttattattgttcaGCTAAAATATATCGACGTCAATTagaaatcatcaaatcattatttcaattatttcgtggtaaaaaatataatgttTTAAGAAATagaattgataatttaaataattatgaACTTGATAGTAACACCAACTGTGCTAATgataattctaattttgaaattgatcaattattattggggacattattatttatgatgatgatttttttattaccGACGGTATTTGCATTTTATCTtgtatttttcattatgcatttattaattttaatgtcatttaatttattagaaaatttacaaattataatttgttttattccattatttgttatattgttaaaattgaaaaattctaAAAGATTACAAGGTGGgattaaatttgaatttataaGATTTTATCAAGGAATgacaattttaaaattatctaataaatcattaacttATCAAGagattttcattaattttataaaattatttagAGGAGCAAAAAATTTCCGTGATTCAATATTGtggaaatttttattaggacaaattgttaaaattaaatatgataataatttaaaatttcattatttaatgtTACCACAAGAATATAGTGAAACtataaatatttggaaatttgtcaaacaataa
- a CDS encoding serine/threonine-protein kinase, putative (Similar to S. cerevisiae HRK1), with protein MPFKNIFTSSSSSSSLNEDNPIKSTTSHRTILKQRDTSSLSASPQSTTSSSRHNPIIGGNHNPNHSRNSNNNNNSNNTDNPMYITPSINSNMSQSSLSTAGTTGTTHSPTSMKTHRGPSLKRFFKKFKPRDHHDKSSSSFLHQHHFEKQKHFGAGKPAPINSSNATNLFAKYGSPGKLLGTGASGSVNLLTSKNDPTKIYAVKKFRARMTNEQESDYKIKVANEFKVGEVLQHENIIRTFELIKDYSNTTKQITDPDYYIIMEYCQYDFFNLVMSGLMEHNEIYCYFKQIINGVAYLHSKGLAHRDLKLDNCVVNKFGILKLIDFGSAVQFRKEIPKGYYITSDDIMLAPNYKLIRARGVVGSDPYLSPEVFEPLGVGYDPRGADVWSIAIIYCCMILKRFPWKLPKLSDPSYRSFAGPQLNNQHSHSHHHHNNANANTNSNSNSNDINGGLANDINGLSINNNQPINDHDRHTNYQSLVGPERLLRLLPIESRELIKNMLILDPKKRYYMPDVIKDPFVESIHHCYTLVDVDQVIPSQDHVHHLVTEEDLNKLTQERERVKRLKDAGMA; from the coding sequence ATGCctttcaaaaatatattcacatcttcttcttcatcatcttcattgaATGAAGATAATCCCATTAAATCAACTACATCCCATCGAACAATTCTTAAACAAAGAGACACTTCTTCATTACTGGCATCACCtcaatcaacaacatcttCTTCTAGACATAATCCTATTATAGGTGGTAATCATAATCCTAACCACTCTCGAAATagcaacaataacaataacagcAACAATACAGACAATCCCATGTATATTACTCCTAGTATAAATAGTAATATGAGTCAATCAAGTCTAAGTACTGCTGGCACTACTGGTACTACTCATTCACCAACTTCAATGAAAACCCATCGTGGTCCTTCATTAAAAAGattctttaaaaaattcaaacCACGTGACCACCATGATAAATCATCACTGtcatttcttcatcaacatcattttgaaaaacaaaaacattTTGGTGCTGGTAAACCGGCAccaattaattcttctaaTGCCACTAATTTATTTGCTAAATACGGTTCACCAGGGAAATTATTAGGTACAGGAGCTAGTGGATCAgtcaatttattaacatCTAAAAATGATCCTACCAAGATATATGCTGTTAAAAAATTCCGAGCTCGAATGACTAATGAACAAGAATCTGattataaaattaaagtagctaatgaatttaaagTAGGTGAAGTATTACAAcatgaaaatattattagaacttttgaattaattaaagattATTCAAATACTACCAAACAAATAACTGATCCtgattattatataattatgGAATATTGTCAAtatgattttttcaatttagtaATGAGTGGATTAATGGAACATAATGAAatatattgttattttaaacaaattattaatggaGTAGCATATTTACATTCTAAAGGATTAGCTCATCGTGATTTAAAATTAGATAATTGTGTGgttaataaatttggtatattaaaattaattgattttggttcAGCAGTTCAATTTCGTAAAGAAATTCCTAAAGGATATTATATAACTTCTGATGATATTATGTTAGCTCctaattataaattgattcGTGCTAGAGGAGTTGTTGGATCTGATCCTTATTTATCACCAGAAGTATTTGAACCTTTAGGAGTTGGTTATGATCCTCGTGGTGCTGATGTATGGTCAATTGCTAtaatttattgttgtatgattttgaaaagattCCCTTGGAAATTACCGAAATTATCTGATCCTTCATATCGATCATTCGCTGGTCCTCAATTAAATAACCAACACTCTCACTCTCACCATCACCATAACAATGCTAATGCTAATActaatagtaatagtaatagtaacGATATCAATGGTGGATTAGCCAATGATATTAATggattatcaataaataacaACCAACCTATTAACGACCACGATAGACATacaaattatcaatcattAGTTGGTCCTGAACGATTATTAAGATTATTACCAATAGAATCCCgagaattaattaaaaatatgtTAATATTAGAtcccaaaaaaagatattatATGCCTGATGTCATTAAAGATCCATTTGTGgaatcaattcatcattgtTATACATTAGTTGATGTAGATCAAGTTATTCCTAGTCAAGATCATGTTCATCATTTAGTCACTGAAgaagatttaaataaattaactcaagaaagagaaagagtTAAACGATTAAAAGATGCTGGAATGGCATGA
- a CDS encoding hemolysin, putative (Similar to S. cerevisiae MAM3;~In S. cerevisiae: required for normal mitochondrial morphology), with amino-acid sequence MSKNKLSSLGNYATTTTATSSISSNTSIAKIIFVFSNILKLVQSIPIGHISHGGDYSTETKRPVLTPEEFYINLFTSIFLVLAGGVFAGLTLGLMGQDEVYLKVIAHSGDSTERKHAKKVLQLIGRGKHWVLVTLLLSNVITNETLPIVLDRCLGGGWPAVVTSTVSIVIFGEIIPQSICVRYGLQVGSLFAPFVLVLMYIMYPVAYPCAMLLDHILGEDHGTVYKKSGLKTLVTLHKTMGVERLNQDEVTIISAVLDLKEKPVSSIMTPMDRVFTMSADALLDEKTVEEIFNAGFSRIPIHLPNEPTNFIGMLLVRVLISYDPEDALPVASFPLATLPETGLDTSCLNILNYFQEGKSHMIVVSENPGEPTGAVGVLTLEDVIEELIGEEIVDESDVYIDINKNIKRKHPGPLAKRNLTSYLHTLYQRNSSSNPNSKRNSIDSSVQRNGNGGRISPPLDISERLRQGSESSQITYTTNNNNTKNRKQDQNEVTTTAGVGTGSGLPASKWKPKNPASNPLETKKKFVTIKRPDQDKIESMKKITSPKLVPTQVGTIYSTEKGALEEAQRRSLDEREHGPKFLMPMESEGDVSEINNNNNPQSYHGENGSHHHIDIPMNGNASHTNQSNGSENIDIPIPEYQESRSYKTGGIVESVVNVQGVSKVIIENVTDVDDDDEVHGEDEIALAIENLASNDKKHKSKKSKKSKKKSKKSPSSTLKSVTTSLELGDDDDETDEQTQSLLHSGNGSRNSSIGSNNSSK; translated from the coding sequence ATGtccaaaaataaactatCTTCACTAGGTAATtatgctactactactactgccACCTCATCCATAAGTAGCAATACTTCTATTGCTAagattatttttgttttttcaaacattCTTAAATTAGTACAATCAATCCCCATTGGCCATATTAGTCATGGTGGCGATTATTCTACTGAAACCAAGAGACCAGTATTAACTCCTGAAGAATtttatatcaatttatttacttcgatttttcttgttttagCTGGTGGTGTATTTGCTGGTTTAACTCTTGGGTTAATGGGACAAGATGAAGTTTATTTAAAAGTTATTGCTCATAGTGGTGATTCAACTGAACGTAAACATGCTAAAAAAGTTTTACAATTGATCGGTAGAGGTAAACATTGGGTATTAGTTacgttattattatctaatGTCATTACCAATGAAACTTTACCTATTGTGTTGGATCGTTGTCTCGGTGGTGGTTGGCCTGCAGTTGTAACATCTACAGTGtctattgttattttcGGTGAAATAATACCGCAATCCATTTGTGTTAGATATGGATTACAAGTTGGGTCATTATTTGCTCCATTTGTATTGGTTTTGATGTATATTATGTATCCGGTGGCTTACCCATGTGCCATGTTATTGGATCATATTCTTGGTGAAGATCATGGTACGGTTTATAAGAAATCGGGATTGAAAACTTTGGTTACTTTACATAAAACCATGGGGGTGGAAAGATTGAATCAAGATGAAGTCACCATTATTAGTGCTGTTTTGgatttaaaagaaaaacctGTTAGTTCAATTATGACACCAATGGATAGAGTTTTCACTATGAGTGCTGATGCTTTATTGGATGAAAAAACCGTGgaagaaatttttaatgCCGGGTTTTCTCGTATTCCAATTCATTTACCTAATGAACCAACCAATTTTATTGGGATGTTGTTAGTACGTGTTTTAATCAGTTATGATCCAGAGGATGCATTACCAGTTGCTTCATTCCCATTGGCAACTTTACCAGAAACTGGATTAGATACATCATgtttgaatattttaaattattttcaagaaGGTAAATCTCATATGATTGTTGTTAGTGAAAACCCAGGGGAACCAACTGGTGCAGTTGGTGTTTTAACTTTAGAAGATGtcattgaagaattgattggtgaagaaattgttgatgaatctgatgtttatattgatattaataaaaatattaaaagaaaacatcCTGGACCTTTGGCTAAAAGAAATTTGACGTCTTATTTACATACCTTATATCAAAGAAATTCTTCAAGTAatccaaattcaaaaagaaattcgATTGATTCATCAGTTCAACGAAATGGAAATGGTGGAAGAATTTCACCACCTTTGGATATTAGTGAAAGATTAAGACAAGGTTCTGAATCGAGTCAAATAACATAcacaacaaataataataacaccAAAAACCGTAAACAAGATCAAAATGAAGTGACAACAACTGCTGGTGTTGGAACTGGATCTGGGTTACCTGCATCTAAATGGAAACCTAAGAATCCTGCTTCAAATCCATTAGAaacgaaaaagaaatttgttaCCATTAAAAGACCTGATCAAGATAAAATAGAGTCgatgaaaaaaatcactTCTCCTAAATTAGTGCCGACACAAGTTGGAACCATTTATTCTACTGAAAAGGGGGCATTAGAAGAAGCTCAAAGAAGATCATTAGATGAAAGAGAACATGGTCCTAAATTTTTGATGCCAATGGAAAGCGAAGGTGATGTATcagaaattaataataataataatccacAAAGCTATCATGGTGAAAATGGttctcatcatcatattgATATTCCAATGAACGGTAATGCTAGCCATactaatcaatcaaatggTAGTGAGAATATTGATATACCGATTCCAGAATATCAAGAATCAAGATCTTATAAGACAGGAGGTATTGTTGAATCAGTTGTTAATGTTCAAGGGGTTCTGAAAGTTATTATTGAGAATGTTactgatgttgatgatgatgatgaagttcatggtgaagatgaaattgcCTTAgctattgaaaatttggcATCAAATGATAAGAAACACAAATCGAAGAAATCtaaaaaactgaaaaagaaactgaaaaaatcaCCAAGTTCTACTTTGAAATCAGTTACTACTAGTTTAGAATTAGGagacgatgatgatgaaactGATGAACAAACTCAATCATTACTTCATAGTGGTAATGGTAGTagaaattcttcaattggaAGTAATAATAGCAGCAAATAG